From a region of the Fischerella sp. JS2 genome:
- a CDS encoding NAD(+) kinase produces MDLKKVIIAYKARDAQSKRWAEICAKQLENHQCQVLVGPSGPKDNPYPVFLASAGQPIDLALILGGDGTVLTGARHLASAGVPILGVNVGGHLGFLTESVEEFQDTEKVWERLLEDRYAIQRRMMVQAAVYEGHGSNLEPVSERYLALNEMCVKPASADRMITSILEMEIDGEVVDQYVGDGLIVATPTGSTGYTVSATGPIVHDGMEAITITPICPMSLSNRPIVLPPGSVVSIWPLGDYDLSTKLWMDGVLATSIWPGHRVDVRMAECRAKFIILRENNSYYQTLREKLLWAGTRVRYSSTNHSN; encoded by the coding sequence GTGGACCTTAAAAAGGTAATTATTGCTTATAAAGCAAGAGATGCCCAAAGTAAGCGTTGGGCAGAAATTTGTGCGAAGCAACTTGAAAATCATCAATGCCAGGTATTAGTGGGACCAAGCGGGCCTAAGGATAATCCTTACCCAGTATTTTTGGCTTCAGCTGGACAACCAATTGACCTGGCATTGATACTCGGTGGTGATGGTACTGTGTTAACCGGTGCTAGACACCTAGCCTCAGCTGGTGTACCCATTTTAGGAGTAAACGTGGGTGGTCACTTGGGGTTTTTAACTGAGTCTGTGGAAGAATTTCAAGATACGGAAAAAGTTTGGGAACGGCTGTTGGAGGATCGTTATGCTATCCAACGGCGTATGATGGTGCAAGCAGCAGTGTATGAAGGTCATGGTAGCAACTTGGAACCTGTGAGTGAACGCTACTTGGCTTTAAATGAAATGTGTGTCAAGCCTGCTTCTGCCGATCGCATGATTACCTCTATTCTGGAGATGGAAATTGACGGCGAAGTAGTCGATCAGTACGTTGGCGATGGATTAATAGTTGCCACGCCTACAGGGTCTACTGGGTATACTGTTTCAGCCACAGGTCCCATTGTCCATGATGGCATGGAAGCTATTACCATTACTCCTATTTGCCCAATGAGCCTTTCTAATCGCCCCATCGTTTTACCCCCTGGTTCTGTTGTCAGCATTTGGCCATTGGGTGATTACGATTTGAGTACAAAGCTATGGATGGATGGGGTATTAGCTACTTCGATTTGGCCCGGACATCGCGTTGATGTACGCATGGCTGAGTGTCGTGCCAAATTTATTATTCTCCGGGAAAACAACTCCTATTACCAAACACTGCGAGAAAAGTTATTGTGGGCAGGGACAAGAGTTCGCTACAGCAGTACTAATCACAGTAATTAG
- the nuoK gene encoding NADH-quinone oxidoreductase subunit NuoK, with translation MQLQYFLLLAAALFCIGIYGLITSRNAVRVLMSIELLLNAVNLNLMAFSNFLDSTAIKGQVFTVFVITVAAAEAAVGLAIVLAIYRNRDTVDMEQFNLLKW, from the coding sequence ATGCAACTCCAGTACTTTTTGTTACTAGCAGCAGCTTTGTTTTGTATTGGCATCTATGGTTTGATTACCAGTCGCAATGCTGTGCGAGTGTTAATGTCAATTGAATTGCTGCTGAATGCTGTGAATTTAAACTTGATGGCTTTTTCTAACTTCCTAGACTCAACAGCGATTAAGGGTCAGGTTTTTACTGTGTTTGTCATCACTGTAGCGGCAGCAGAAGCAGCAGTAGGTCTAGCGATCGTACTGGCAATCTATCGCAACCGTGATACTGTCGATATGGAGCAGTTTAATCTCCTCAAATGGTAA
- a CDS encoding NADH-quinone oxidoreductase subunit J — translation MNLAEGVQVVSFGILAVMMIGAALGVVLFSNVVYSAFMLGGVFVSIAGLYLLLNADFVAAAQLLIYVGAVNVLILFAIMLVNKRQNFVPFPTAWVRKALTAVVSLGLFALLSTMVLATPWSYSTATPVGNPIVVIGQHFFSDFLLPFEVASILLLMAMVGAIILARREYLPEQVVSSDLPQTVLTLPERPRELVSAGSDKEQ, via the coding sequence GTGAATCTAGCGGAAGGAGTACAGGTTGTTTCATTTGGCATACTAGCTGTCATGATGATTGGGGCAGCGCTGGGTGTAGTGCTGTTCTCTAACGTTGTCTATTCAGCATTTATGCTCGGTGGTGTGTTTGTCAGTATAGCTGGGTTGTACTTATTGCTAAATGCTGATTTTGTAGCAGCAGCGCAATTGTTAATTTATGTTGGCGCGGTGAACGTGCTGATTTTATTTGCCATTATGTTGGTGAATAAGCGGCAGAATTTTGTTCCCTTTCCTACAGCTTGGGTGCGTAAAGCTCTAACGGCTGTGGTGAGTCTGGGATTATTTGCGCTGTTAAGTACGATGGTGTTAGCAACGCCTTGGTCGTATTCTACTGCTACTCCTGTAGGCAACCCTATAGTTGTTATTGGTCAGCATTTCTTTAGTGACTTTTTACTACCGTTTGAAGTCGCTTCGATTCTGCTATTGATGGCAATGGTAGGCGCAATTATTTTGGCACGTCGCGAGTATCTACCAGAACAAGTCGTTTCCTCTGATTTGCCACAAACAGTTTTGACATTGCCAGAACGCCCTAGAGAATTGGTATCAGCTGGCAGCGATAAGGAACAGTAA
- the ndhI gene encoding NAD(P)H-quinone oxidoreductase subunit I codes for MLKFLKQVGDYAKEAVQAGRYIGQGLAVTFDHMQRRPVTVQYPYEKLVPSERFRGRIHFEFDKCISCEVCVRVCPINLPVVDWEFDKTSKKKKLKHYSIDFGVCIFCGNCVEYCPTNCLSMTEEYELSTYDRHELNYDNVAMGRLPYKVTNDPMVTPLRELVYLPKGVMDPHDLPADAPRAGSRPEELVQQEK; via the coding sequence ATGCTAAAGTTCCTCAAACAAGTTGGTGATTACGCCAAAGAAGCAGTACAAGCCGGGCGTTACATTGGTCAGGGACTTGCTGTTACCTTTGACCATATGCAGCGACGTCCAGTCACCGTACAGTATCCTTACGAAAAATTAGTTCCCAGCGAAAGGTTTCGCGGTAGGATTCACTTTGAGTTCGATAAGTGTATCTCCTGTGAGGTCTGTGTGCGGGTTTGTCCTATTAACTTACCTGTAGTAGATTGGGAGTTTGACAAAACCAGCAAAAAGAAAAAGCTCAAGCACTACAGTATTGACTTTGGTGTTTGTATCTTTTGTGGTAACTGTGTGGAATATTGTCCAACAAACTGTCTCTCTATGACAGAAGAGTACGAACTTTCCACCTATGATCGCCACGAGTTGAACTACGATAACGTAGCAATGGGTCGTCTTCCCTATAAGGTCACAAATGACCCAATGGTCACTCCACTACGTGAATTAGTTTACCTGCCTAAGGGAGTTATGGATCCCCACGATCTACCAGCTGATGCACCTCGTGCAGGTTCCCGCCCTGAAGAACTTGTACAGCAAGAAAAGTAA
- the nuoH gene encoding NADH-quinone oxidoreductase subunit NuoH has product MNSGIDLQGTFIQSLTELGVPGDLAKAIWMPLPMILMIIGATVGVLTCVWLERKISAAAQQRIGPEYIGPLGLLAPVADGLKLVFKEDIVPAKSDRVLFTLGPIIVILPVFLSYLIVPFGQNILITDVGMGVFLWIALSSVQPIGLLMAGYASNNKYSLLGGLRAAAQSISYEIPLALAVLAIAMMSNSLSTIDIVNQQSGYGILGWNIWRQPVGFIIFWIAALAECERLPFDLPEAEEELVAGYQTEYSGMKFALFYLSSYVNLVLSALLVSVLYLGGWDFPIPISTLASWFGVSEANPVLQVVTASLGITMTLLKAYFLVFLAILLRWTVPRVRIDQLLDLGWKFLLPVGLVNLLLTAALKLAFPVAFGG; this is encoded by the coding sequence ATGAATTCAGGAATTGATCTGCAAGGAACTTTTATTCAATCCCTCACGGAATTGGGAGTCCCAGGAGACTTAGCCAAAGCAATTTGGATGCCACTGCCAATGATTTTAATGATTATTGGTGCGACAGTGGGCGTACTGACCTGCGTTTGGCTTGAGCGGAAGATTTCAGCAGCAGCACAGCAACGGATTGGCCCTGAATACATTGGCCCTTTGGGTCTGCTGGCCCCTGTAGCGGATGGTCTGAAGCTGGTCTTCAAAGAAGATATAGTGCCAGCTAAATCTGACAGAGTACTATTTACCCTTGGCCCCATCATTGTGATTTTGCCTGTATTCCTGTCCTATCTGATTGTGCCATTTGGACAGAATATACTTATTACTGATGTCGGGATGGGGGTCTTTTTGTGGATTGCTTTGTCCAGCGTTCAGCCGATTGGTTTGTTGATGGCTGGTTATGCATCCAATAACAAATACTCTCTTTTGGGTGGACTGCGCGCAGCAGCACAATCAATTAGCTACGAAATTCCTTTGGCGCTAGCAGTACTAGCGATCGCGATGATGTCCAACAGCCTCAGCACCATTGATATCGTTAACCAACAATCTGGCTACGGTATCTTAGGATGGAACATTTGGCGACAGCCAGTCGGCTTCATCATCTTTTGGATAGCAGCCCTCGCTGAATGCGAACGTCTGCCTTTTGACTTACCGGAGGCAGAAGAAGAACTAGTAGCAGGTTATCAGACAGAGTACTCTGGGATGAAATTTGCTTTGTTCTACCTGAGTTCTTACGTCAATCTCGTACTCTCAGCACTCCTAGTATCAGTTTTATACCTGGGTGGTTGGGATTTTCCCATTCCTATTAGTACATTAGCTAGTTGGTTTGGAGTTAGTGAAGCCAATCCGGTGTTGCAAGTTGTTACTGCCTCCTTGGGCATCACTATGACCCTACTTAAAGCCTACTTCCTAGTCTTTCTAGCCATCCTATTACGTTGGACTGTACCCCGTGTTCGCATTGACCAACTACTAGACTTAGGATGGAAGTTTTTATTACCAGTCGGTTTAGTAAATTTACTATTAACCGCCGCTCTGAAACTGGCTTTTCCCGTTGCCTTCGGAGGATAG
- a CDS encoding citrate synthase codes for MMVCEYRPGLEGIPAAQSSISFVDGQKGLLEYRGIRIEELAEKSTFLETAYLLIWGELPTAEELAAFEDEVRHHRRIKYRIRDMMKSFPESGHPMDALQASAAALGLFYARRDLDNPVYIRDAVVRLLATIPTMIAAFQLMRKGNDPVRPNDDLDYAANFLYMLNEKAPDPLAARIFDVCLILHAEHTMNASTFSARVTASTLTDPYAVVASAVGTLGGPLHGGANEEVIQMLEEIGSVENVRPYIEDRLQQKAKIMGFGHRVYKVKDPRATILQNLAEQLFAKFGNDKFYDIAQEMERVVEEKLGHKGIYPNVDFYSGLVYRKLGIPTDLFTPIFAIARVAGWLAHWKEQLAENRIFRPTQVYDGRHDIPYTAIDER; via the coding sequence ATGATGGTGTGCGAATATAGGCCTGGTTTGGAAGGCATTCCTGCTGCCCAATCAAGTATTAGCTTTGTTGATGGGCAAAAGGGATTACTTGAATATCGTGGCATCCGGATTGAGGAACTAGCGGAAAAAAGCACATTTCTGGAAACTGCTTATCTTTTGATCTGGGGTGAGTTACCAACAGCAGAAGAACTAGCAGCGTTTGAGGATGAAGTTCGCCATCATCGGCGGATCAAATACCGTATTCGCGACATGATGAAATCCTTTCCAGAAAGCGGTCACCCTATGGATGCCCTACAAGCCTCTGCTGCTGCTTTAGGCTTGTTTTATGCACGTCGTGATTTGGATAATCCGGTTTACATCCGGGATGCAGTAGTTCGTTTGCTAGCAACTATTCCCACAATGATAGCAGCGTTTCAGTTGATGCGAAAAGGAAACGACCCAGTACGTCCTAATGATGATTTGGACTACGCTGCTAACTTTTTGTATATGCTCAACGAAAAAGCACCAGATCCACTAGCGGCGAGAATTTTTGATGTTTGCTTGATATTACATGCAGAGCATACAATGAATGCTTCTACCTTTAGTGCTAGGGTAACAGCTTCTACTCTGACAGATCCCTATGCAGTAGTGGCTAGTGCTGTGGGAACCTTAGGAGGACCGTTACATGGCGGTGCTAATGAAGAAGTAATTCAGATGCTAGAGGAAATTGGCTCTGTGGAGAATGTGCGTCCTTATATAGAGGACAGGCTGCAACAAAAAGCCAAAATAATGGGTTTTGGACACCGCGTCTACAAAGTTAAAGATCCACGCGCGACGATTTTGCAAAACTTAGCAGAACAGTTATTTGCTAAATTTGGTAACGATAAATTCTATGACATAGCCCAAGAAATGGAACGGGTGGTGGAGGAAAAATTAGGTCATAAAGGAATTTATCCTAATGTTGACTTTTATTCCGGGTTAGTGTATAGGAAGTTGGGTATTCCTACAGATTTGTTTACACCGATATTTGCGATCGCTCGCGTTGCAGGTTGGTTAGCACACTGGAAAGAACAACTCGCCGAAAACCGCATATTCCGCCCGACCCAGGTTTATGACGGTCGGCACGATATTCCTTACACAGCCATTGATGAGCGATAG
- the sixA gene encoding phosphohistidine phosphatase SixA translates to MELYLIRHGIAEVATDDIKDEQRRLTKEGRQKTEKVAQRLKKLDLDFDFIATSPLVRAKQTAGILTAAGLSSQLEECTHLAPDGNIYDWVVNWLEPKNLAPDTRLALVGHEPCLSRWAEIIVWGEAKERLVLKKAGMIGVKVPETGSPLGRGQMFWLTPPKYLL, encoded by the coding sequence GTGGAACTGTATTTAATTCGTCATGGTATTGCAGAAGTAGCAACCGACGACATCAAAGACGAACAAAGACGCCTAACAAAAGAGGGGCGGCAAAAAACAGAAAAAGTTGCCCAGCGTTTGAAAAAGTTGGATTTGGACTTTGATTTTATAGCTACTAGTCCCTTAGTGAGAGCTAAACAAACAGCAGGTATCCTCACTGCTGCTGGACTGAGTTCGCAACTAGAAGAATGTACTCATCTAGCTCCCGATGGTAATATTTACGATTGGGTAGTAAACTGGTTAGAGCCAAAGAATCTTGCACCAGATACTAGACTGGCTTTGGTTGGACACGAACCCTGTTTGAGCCGTTGGGCAGAAATTATCGTCTGGGGAGAAGCGAAGGAACGTTTGGTGCTGAAAAAAGCGGGTATGATCGGGGTAAAGGTACCAGAAACAGGCTCTCCTTTGGGTCGCGGTCAGATGTTTTGGTTGACACCACCCAAATACTTGCTCTAA
- a CDS encoding bifunctional oligoribonuclease/PAP phosphatase NrnA — translation MQFHSSLTQFERLPLTTDPTSEPNPDEAEIDKEPLDVPQLRQSNGTVASTEGVNSLGQRVNSVTLHKSEELRQVMLAHRHERQLVILQDFPDPDALSSAWAYQLIAEQYDIKCEIVYAGTLSHQENIALVKLTGLPAIRCSVPTLKSKDLSSYQGYTLIDNQGTTSGLVPVVQQAGIPLMAVIDHHNLQGDLKSEFVDIRPAVRATATIFTQYLQAGLLPLDNSINQHVKCATALMHGLRSDTNLLMQAKEEDFVAAGYLSKFYDAQLLSAVLQANRSKRVMDVIERSLKNRIVQNNFSIAGVGYLRYDDRDAIPQAADFLVTEENVHTAVVYGIVHDEDEELEVVVGSLRTTKLTLDPDEFIKEAFGQDSSGRFFGGGRTSAGGFEIPMGFLSGSNENSAYAKMKWEVFDTQIKQKLLRLVNPKDNPIQPE, via the coding sequence ATGCAGTTTCATTCTTCCCTTACTCAGTTTGAGAGATTGCCATTGACGACAGATCCGACTTCAGAACCGAATCCGGATGAGGCAGAAATAGACAAAGAGCCTTTAGATGTTCCTCAGCTCAGGCAGTCTAACGGAACAGTAGCATCAACTGAAGGAGTCAATTCTCTAGGTCAGCGCGTTAATTCTGTGACGCTACACAAATCAGAAGAATTGCGTCAAGTAATGCTTGCCCACCGTCATGAGCGTCAGTTGGTAATTTTACAAGACTTTCCAGATCCAGATGCTCTTTCTTCTGCTTGGGCTTACCAGTTGATTGCTGAACAATACGACATTAAATGTGAGATTGTCTATGCTGGCACTCTCAGCCATCAAGAAAATATTGCCTTAGTCAAGTTAACTGGTTTACCAGCCATCCGGTGTTCAGTACCAACCTTGAAAAGCAAGGATTTGTCTTCTTACCAAGGTTATACCTTAATTGATAACCAAGGTACTACTTCTGGATTAGTGCCAGTAGTGCAACAAGCAGGAATTCCCCTGATGGCAGTAATTGACCATCACAATTTGCAAGGAGATCTCAAGTCAGAATTTGTTGATATTCGTCCTGCTGTTAGAGCTACAGCAACAATTTTTACCCAGTACTTACAGGCAGGATTGCTGCCCTTAGATAACAGCATCAACCAGCATGTTAAATGTGCTACTGCTCTGATGCATGGATTGCGTTCAGATACAAATCTGCTCATGCAAGCCAAAGAAGAAGATTTTGTGGCAGCAGGTTATCTGAGCAAATTTTACGATGCCCAGTTACTTAGCGCTGTATTGCAAGCTAACCGTTCTAAACGGGTGATGGATGTGATTGAGCGATCGCTCAAAAACCGTATCGTCCAAAATAACTTTTCCATTGCCGGAGTCGGCTATTTGCGCTACGACGACAGAGACGCCATACCTCAAGCAGCAGATTTTCTCGTCACTGAAGAAAACGTCCACACTGCCGTAGTTTACGGTATTGTTCACGATGAAGACGAAGAATTAGAAGTAGTTGTAGGCTCCTTGAGAACCACTAAACTTACTCTAGACCCTGATGAGTTTATCAAAGAAGCCTTTGGACAAGATAGCAGTGGTCGATTTTTTGGCGGTGGACGCACCAGCGCAGGTGGTTTTGAAATTCCTATGGGTTTCTTATCAGGCAGTAACGAAAATTCCGCTTATGCGAAAATGAAATGGGAAGTTTTCGATACTCAAATTAAGCAAAAACTGCTGAGATTAGTTAACCCCAAAGATAACCCGATTCAACCAGAATAG
- a CDS encoding HNH endonuclease — MGKVLVLNASYEPLNITSWRRAAVLLIKGKAERVEHNGKFLYSDFPLPTVIRLRHYVRVPYKEIPLTRRNILHRDGHTCQYCGYTGDELTLDHVIPRSRGGGDSWENIVTACVRCNVKKGCRTPHEAHMLLRHPPRRPYSSLYFEVTKHLKTGTHKEWQKYVIGL, encoded by the coding sequence ATGGGGAAGGTTTTAGTACTCAATGCCTCTTATGAACCGCTCAACATCACGAGCTGGCGCCGTGCGGCGGTTTTGCTAATCAAGGGTAAGGCAGAGCGGGTAGAACACAATGGCAAGTTTCTTTACTCCGATTTTCCGCTTCCAACCGTGATTCGATTGCGCCACTATGTGCGGGTTCCCTATAAAGAGATTCCTCTCACACGCCGAAATATATTGCACCGGGATGGTCATACTTGCCAATACTGTGGTTACACAGGAGATGAGTTGACTTTAGACCATGTGATACCGCGATCACGTGGAGGAGGAGATTCTTGGGAAAACATTGTTACAGCTTGCGTCCGCTGCAATGTTAAAAAGGGTTGTCGCACCCCCCATGAAGCACATATGCTTCTACGCCACCCACCTCGAAGACCTTACAGCAGTTTGTACTTTGAGGTTACAAAACACCTAAAAACTGGAACACACAAGGAGTGGCAAAAGTATGTCATAGGGCTTTAA
- the alr gene encoding alanine racemase codes for MLSHEPSQSVAAGLCDTYAWFSQRAWVEIDLAALSHNVQQLRQFLSPRTQLMAVVKADAYGHGAVTVAQTALESGASWLGVATVPEGIQLREAGVKAPILILGATHTPEQIHAITHWQLQPTLCSPKQALVFSNILEANNYTCAIPVHIKLDTGMSRLGTNWQEASKFVQLVQSLPHLKIASIYSHLATADSPDQTVMQLQHQRFQEAIAQLQTLGIKPPCLHLANSAATLSDKALHYDLVRAGLVIYGLYPAMHLRSQINLKPVLQVRARVTQVKTIAAGTGVSYSYQFIAKQEMRIAIVGIGYADGVPRNLSNKMQVLIRGQRVQQIGAITMDQLMVDISALPDIQEGEVVTLLGEDGKQQISADDWANQLNTISWEILCGFKHRLPRVGVI; via the coding sequence ATGTTAAGTCATGAGCCATCTCAGAGTGTTGCAGCTGGGCTATGCGATACTTATGCTTGGTTTTCGCAGCGTGCTTGGGTGGAAATTGATTTAGCAGCTTTGTCGCACAACGTCCAACAACTACGTCAGTTCTTATCACCACGTACCCAGCTAATGGCAGTTGTGAAAGCTGATGCTTACGGACACGGAGCAGTCACAGTTGCCCAAACTGCCTTAGAATCGGGAGCAAGTTGGCTTGGTGTTGCCACTGTTCCAGAAGGAATTCAATTACGGGAAGCTGGGGTAAAAGCTCCAATTTTGATACTAGGTGCGACTCACACACCAGAACAAATTCATGCGATCACTCATTGGCAACTTCAGCCAACACTATGCAGTCCCAAACAAGCACTAGTATTCTCTAATATCTTAGAAGCGAATAACTATACTTGTGCCATACCTGTGCATATCAAATTAGATACAGGGATGTCCCGCTTAGGAACCAACTGGCAAGAAGCCAGCAAGTTTGTTCAGCTAGTGCAGAGTTTACCGCACTTAAAAATAGCTAGTATTTATTCGCACCTAGCAACCGCAGATAGTCCTGACCAGACTGTCATGCAACTACAACACCAACGCTTTCAAGAAGCGATCGCTCAACTTCAAACATTAGGAATAAAACCACCTTGCTTGCACTTGGCAAACTCAGCCGCCACCCTGAGCGACAAAGCATTACACTACGATCTGGTGCGTGCAGGTTTAGTCATTTATGGACTTTACCCAGCTATGCATTTGCGATCGCAAATTAACCTGAAACCTGTTTTGCAAGTCAGGGCCAGAGTCACCCAAGTTAAAACTATTGCTGCTGGGACTGGTGTGAGTTACAGTTATCAATTTATTGCTAAGCAAGAAATGCGAATTGCGATTGTTGGCATTGGTTATGCCGATGGTGTCCCACGCAATCTTTCCAACAAAATGCAGGTATTAATTCGTGGTCAACGAGTACAACAGATCGGTGCAATTACAATGGATCAACTGATGGTAGATATTAGCGCCCTACCAGATATACAAGAAGGTGAAGTAGTCACGCTACTAGGTGAAGATGGCAAACAACAAATTTCTGCTGATGATTGGGCAAATCAATTAAACACTATTTCTTGGGAAATTCTCTGCGGATTTAAGCATCGATTGCCTCGTGTTGGTGTGATTTAG
- a CDS encoding MerC domain-containing protein: MHSRRMQMVMDRAAIALSTACAIHCLLLPILLVALPALATTSIGRESFHRLLLWFAFPVSVLALTQGCRRHKDRIVLIAGVLGLVLITTTTFIGESFLNENSERLAMVVGATALSFGHFRNYRLCNKNNCKNNCKF, from the coding sequence GTGCATAGCAGAAGAATGCAGATGGTCATGGACAGGGCTGCGATCGCACTTTCCACCGCGTGTGCCATTCATTGTCTACTTTTACCGATTTTGCTCGTCGCCCTTCCTGCACTAGCAACTACCTCTATTGGTCGCGAAAGTTTTCACCGTCTTCTGCTGTGGTTTGCCTTTCCTGTCAGTGTGTTGGCTCTGACACAAGGATGTCGTCGCCATAAAGACCGAATAGTACTCATAGCTGGTGTGTTGGGATTGGTGCTTATTACCACAACCACATTTATTGGTGAGAGTTTTCTAAATGAAAATAGTGAGCGTCTTGCTATGGTTGTAGGAGCAACAGCCTTATCTTTTGGGCATTTTCGTAACTATAGATTATGCAATAAAAATAATTGCAAAAATAATTGCAAATTCTAG
- a CDS encoding metallothionein — MTTVSQVKCACGSCLCVVSIEDAIMKDGKPYCCEACANSHQSGEVCTQCQSVCGCAS, encoded by the coding sequence ATGACAACCGTAAGCCAAGTAAAATGCGCCTGTGGTTCTTGCCTGTGTGTCGTTTCTATAGAGGATGCCATTATGAAAGATGGCAAACCTTATTGCTGTGAAGCTTGTGCAAACAGCCATCAAAGTGGTGAAGTTTGTACTCAATGTCAATCTGTGTGCGGCTGTGCATCATAA
- a CDS encoding metalloregulator ArsR/SmtB family transcription factor, whose product MIAKTKITKTQVSDLKVKLFRGFSDHSRMSILNALRSGSLTVNEIVEATGLSQSNVSNHLGCLRCCDLVIRQQQGRFVYYQLSDDRIAKLLDLADELLADVALGVNKCNSYD is encoded by the coding sequence ATGATTGCTAAAACTAAAATTACTAAAACTCAAGTAAGTGATCTAAAAGTCAAACTATTTCGGGGGTTTTCTGATCACTCGCGTATGTCTATCCTGAATGCATTGCGTTCTGGGTCGTTGACTGTTAACGAAATTGTTGAGGCTACGGGACTCAGCCAATCTAATGTATCGAATCACCTTGGATGCTTGCGCTGTTGTGATTTGGTTATTCGTCAACAGCAAGGGCGTTTTGTATACTACCAACTCAGTGATGATCGCATAGCCAAGCTGCTTGATCTAGCAGATGAATTACTGGCTGATGTGGCTTTAGGTGTAAATAAATGCAACAGTTACGATTAA
- a CDS encoding aspartate aminotransferase family protein codes for MFNSVLEKHLENFIARYTKRTKTSKLLRQNYRSVLADTQSAGKFEKFYLPLKEIYYPIVGKHSLGSKLWDIDNNEYIDVRMGLGINLFGHNPPFIKEALTKQIERGIQLGLQSELAGEVAELICELTGMERVTFINTGTEAVMTAIRLARTVTGREKIVIFSSSYHGHFDGVLVKAQMIDGNLSVVPTAPGIPQSIMKDVLVLDYGNPQSLEVIKAHKQELAAVLVVPVHAARFGLQLKTFLQKLRLLTKESGIPLIFDEMTTGFRIHPGGAQAYFDVEADIATYGKIIGGGMPIGVIAGKACCMDAVDGGMWNYGDDSYPSAKTTFVAGTFCKHPLAMAAARAVLKHLKTQGSTLQAHLNQRTSQFVQALNSYLEKNEVPIRLDSFGSAFFVYYLNNITSTVDVTANMSMELFRYHLIHRGIHIVGSSSYLSTAHTEEDINYIIQAVKDSVTELRQEGLLIPVSYSEIALI; via the coding sequence ATGTTTAATTCTGTCCTTGAAAAGCATCTAGAAAATTTTATTGCACGCTATACCAAGCGGACAAAAACATCAAAATTGCTCAGACAGAATTATCGTTCAGTTCTAGCTGATACTCAATCTGCTGGTAAATTTGAAAAATTTTATTTGCCACTCAAGGAAATATATTATCCCATTGTTGGCAAGCACTCTTTGGGTTCCAAGCTATGGGATATTGATAACAATGAATATATAGATGTCAGGATGGGGTTAGGAATAAATCTTTTTGGTCATAATCCGCCTTTCATCAAAGAAGCATTAACCAAGCAAATAGAAAGAGGTATCCAACTTGGTTTGCAATCAGAATTAGCTGGTGAGGTGGCTGAGTTAATTTGTGAACTAACTGGAATGGAGCGAGTCACCTTTATTAATACAGGTACAGAAGCTGTGATGACAGCAATTCGCCTAGCACGAACAGTCACAGGTCGCGAGAAAATTGTAATATTTTCAAGTTCCTATCATGGTCATTTTGATGGAGTGCTAGTAAAAGCACAAATGATAGATGGAAATTTAAGTGTAGTGCCAACTGCTCCTGGAATTCCGCAAAGCATTATGAAAGATGTTTTGGTTTTGGATTATGGGAATCCTCAATCACTAGAAGTAATCAAAGCTCATAAGCAAGAGTTAGCAGCTGTTCTAGTTGTACCTGTACACGCTGCGAGATTCGGCTTACAACTAAAAACCTTTCTACAAAAATTAAGGCTATTAACAAAAGAATCGGGAATACCCTTAATCTTTGATGAAATGACTACTGGCTTCCGCATTCATCCAGGTGGCGCACAGGCATATTTTGATGTTGAAGCTGATATAGCCACCTATGGAAAAATCATTGGTGGTGGTATGCCGATCGGAGTGATTGCTGGCAAAGCTTGTTGTATGGATGCGGTTGATGGTGGTATGTGGAATTATGGAGATGATTCCTACCCAAGCGCAAAAACTACATTTGTTGCTGGCACTTTTTGCAAGCATCCATTAGCTATGGCTGCTGCGCGAGCTGTCCTTAAACATCTTAAAACACAAGGTTCTACCCTTCAGGCACATTTAAACCAACGCACCTCGCAATTTGTCCAAGCCTTAAATAGTTATTTAGAAAAAAATGAAGTACCTATTAGGCTAGATAGTTTTGGTTCAGCGTTCTTTGTTTATTACTTAAATAATATTACCTCGACAGTAGATGTAACAGCCAATATGAGCATGGAATTATTCCGTTATCATTTGATACACAGGGGAATTCACATTGTAGGATCATCTAGCTACTTATCTACAGCTCATACAGAAGAAGATATCAATTATATTATTCAAGCTGTAAAAGATAGCGTCACAGAACTACGTCAAGAAGGTTTACTTATTCCTGTTTCCTATTCTGAAATCGCACTGATTTGA